The following proteins come from a genomic window of Hoplias malabaricus isolate fHopMal1 chromosome 15, fHopMal1.hap1, whole genome shotgun sequence:
- the cldn2 gene encoding claudin-2 isoform X1 — protein MVAAAMEVMGFLMAFLGMIGNLVATLLPYWETSAHIGPNIVTAVVNLKGLWMECVYQSTGAFQCEAYNTILGLRTDLQAARAMMVISLILSIMACAVSTVGMQCTVCMEGSSGKAKMAGAGGCVFIFAGLMSLIPVSWKTHEVIQTFYHYSVPDSMKFEIGDCLYVGLASSLMSMLGGGLLSASCCDDLEANGGFRRHTGGYPYPDRTGTGGRARAAPRSVPYRPATLQTGINLNTANKNQTLASHVSTSSHSTAPPHSSRKLGKHNAAAASYDVTGFLDQCLAKI, from the exons ATGGTTGCAGCAGCGATGGAGGTGATGGGCTTTTTAATGGCCTTCCTTGGTATGATTGGTAACTTGGTGGCTACCCTTCTGCCCTACTGGGAGACCTCGGCCCACATTGGTCCCAACATTGTCACTGCTGTGGTGAACCTGAAGGGCCTATGGATGGAGTGTGTTTACCAGAGCACAGGAGCCTTCCAATGTGAGGCTTATAACACCATCCTTGGCCTGAGGACGGACCTGCAGGCAGCCCGGGCCATGATGGTCATCTCGTTGATCTTGTCCATTATGGCCTGTGCTGTGTCTACTGTGGGGATGCAATGCACCGTGTGTATGGAAGGCTCTTCCGGTAAGGCCAAAATGGCCGGTGCTGgagggtgtgtgtttatatttgctgGACTTATGTCCCTCATCCCTGTCTCCTGGAAGACCCATGAGGTGATACAAACCTTCTACCATTACAGTGTCCCGGACAGTATGAAGTTTGAAATTGGCGACTGCCTCTATGTTGGATTGGCTTCTTCTCTCATGTCGATGCTTGGTGGAGGATTATTGAGTGCATCCTGTTGTGATGATCTGGAAGCGAATGGAGGTTTCAGACGCCATACAGGGGGTTACCCATATCCTGATCGCACAGGAACTGGAGGGAGAGCCCGTGCAGCACCGCGCTCTGTTCCCTACCGTCCAGCCACACTGCAGACTGGAATCAACCTGAACACGGCCAACAAAAACCAAACCCTGGCTAGCCATGTCAGCACCAGTAGCCACTCCACTGCTCCTCCTCACAGCTCCAGAAAACTCGGAAAGCACAATGCAGCAGCAGCCAGCTACGATGTTACGGG CTTCCTAGATCAGTGTCTGGCGAAAATCTGA
- the cldn2 gene encoding claudin-2 isoform X2, with protein MVAAAMEVMGFLMAFLGMIGNLVATLLPYWETSAHIGPNIVTAVVNLKGLWMECVYQSTGAFQCEAYNTILGLRTDLQAARAMMVISLILSIMACAVSTVGMQCTVCMEGSSGKAKMAGAGGCVFIFAGLMSLIPVSWKTHEVIQTFYHYSVPDSMKFEIGDCLYVGLASSLMSMLGGGLLSASCCDDLEANGGFRRHTGGYPYPDRTGTGGRARAAPRSVPYRPATLQTGINLNTANKNQTLASHVSTSSHSTAPPHSSRKLGKHNAAAASYDVTGYV; from the coding sequence ATGGTTGCAGCAGCGATGGAGGTGATGGGCTTTTTAATGGCCTTCCTTGGTATGATTGGTAACTTGGTGGCTACCCTTCTGCCCTACTGGGAGACCTCGGCCCACATTGGTCCCAACATTGTCACTGCTGTGGTGAACCTGAAGGGCCTATGGATGGAGTGTGTTTACCAGAGCACAGGAGCCTTCCAATGTGAGGCTTATAACACCATCCTTGGCCTGAGGACGGACCTGCAGGCAGCCCGGGCCATGATGGTCATCTCGTTGATCTTGTCCATTATGGCCTGTGCTGTGTCTACTGTGGGGATGCAATGCACCGTGTGTATGGAAGGCTCTTCCGGTAAGGCCAAAATGGCCGGTGCTGgagggtgtgtgtttatatttgctgGACTTATGTCCCTCATCCCTGTCTCCTGGAAGACCCATGAGGTGATACAAACCTTCTACCATTACAGTGTCCCGGACAGTATGAAGTTTGAAATTGGCGACTGCCTCTATGTTGGATTGGCTTCTTCTCTCATGTCGATGCTTGGTGGAGGATTATTGAGTGCATCCTGTTGTGATGATCTGGAAGCGAATGGAGGTTTCAGACGCCATACAGGGGGTTACCCATATCCTGATCGCACAGGAACTGGAGGGAGAGCCCGTGCAGCACCGCGCTCTGTTCCCTACCGTCCAGCCACACTGCAGACTGGAATCAACCTGAACACGGCCAACAAAAACCAAACCCTGGCTAGCCATGTCAGCACCAGTAGCCACTCCACTGCTCCTCCTCACAGCTCCAGAAAACTCGGAAAGCACAATGCAGCAGCAGCCAGCTACGATGTTACGGGGTATGTCTGA
- the rbm41 gene encoding RNA-binding protein 41, with amino-acid sequence MKRVTRHVCEDGPGPEEQETEGQRQLHSLLLQQLDTDVNIDRCVAKKKCFAPASLYKPFGEQAAGVRSLAQFQALQDGEKQLTSLRELGLTDTEIQLWQSRDLPESKWKNRGVQVDPEAMDQRLQVIRDKMEAREEILSRPQRFSASRALSRREMEIEKSLFHGNDRCSFLTALYHQDEELQNDQQRATSSNPMDSLYRDFLNHQKKDSHDYATVDSLSPPSDKLDLTQTDTYHNQSPPSDQDTDQAHPLDDCKSLGSHVPCSSMSSNDQTQAQNQEKLSELVASQKITVNQPIGRLTAASGPNQNGPLMVSGKIEDISDEEIRNNRATEEDIRKISRFQNYQHGEPSNVLCVKNMSPRASLAQLVSLFSRFQKEDTNPILYRLLTGRLKGQAFITFSDVETAQTALDLLNGYKLLDKPLVIEFGRERKNARDSNTAAEQGALKDSKN; translated from the exons ATGAAGCG GGTCACTCGTCATGTGTGTGAGGATGGTCCAGGTCCTGAGGAGCAGGAGACGGAGGGTCAGAGGCAGCTCCACAGCCTGCTGCTCCAGCAACTTGATACGGACGTCAACATTGACCG TTGTGTGGCTAAGAAGAAATGCTTCGCTCCAGCTTCCCTGTACAAGCCATTTGGTGAGCAGGCAGCAGGGGTTCGCAGTCTGGCTCAGTTCCAGGCACTGCAGGATGGAGAGAAGCAGCTGACCAGTCTCAGAGAGCTGGGCCTCACTGACACTGAGATCCAGCTGTGGCAGAGCAGGGACCTGCCAGAGAGCAAATGGAAG AACCGGGGAGTACAAGTAGATCCAGAGGCAATGGATCAGCGTCTCCAGGTCATCAGGGACAAGATGGAGGCAAGGGAGGAGATACTCTCTCGACCCCAGCGCTTCTCAGCTAGCCGGGCTCTCTCCCGCAGGGAAATGGAGATTGAGAAATCTCTCTTCCACGGCAATGACCGCTGCAGTTTCCTGACTGCCCTCTACCATCAAG ACGAAGAACTACAGAATGACCAGCAGAGGGCCACCTCCTCAAACCCAATGGATTCGTTATATAGAGATTTCCTCAACCATCAGAAGAAAGACTCTCATGATTACGCCACAGTAGACTCTCTGTCACCTCCTTCAGATAAACTTGATTTAACACAGACAGATACCTATCACAACCAGTCTCCACCTTCGGACCAAGACACAGATCAAGCACATCCACTTGATGACTGTAAATCATTAGGAAGCCATGTGCCATGTTCAAGCATGAGCAGCAATGATCAAACACAGGCACAGAATCAAGAGAAACTCAGTGAACTTGTTGCGTCACAGAAAATCACAGTGAACCAACCAATCGGACGTCTGACCGCTGCCTCAGGGCCAAACCAGAACGGTCCACTGATGGTCAGTGGTAAGATAGAGGACATTTCGGATGAGGAAATTAGGAACAATCGGGCGACAGAGGAGGACATCCGAAAGATTTCGCGCTTTCAGAACTACCAGCACGGAGAGCCATCCAAT GTGCTGTGTGTGAAAAACATGAGTCCTCGAGCCTCTCTAGCCCAGCTGGTGTCTCTGTTCTCCAGATTTCAGAAGGAAGACACAAACCCGATTCTCTACCGACTACTTACAGGCAGACTGAAGGGCCAAGCTTTCATCACATTCTCTG ATGTAGAGACTGCGCAGACGGCTTTGGACTTGCTGAACGGCTACAAGCTGCTGGACAAACCTCTTGTCATTGAGTTTGGTCGGGAGAGGAAAAATGCGAGAGACTCTAATACTGCTGCAGAACAGGGGGCTCTAAAAGACTCAAAGAACTAA